A region from the Lates calcarifer isolate ASB-BC8 linkage group LG2, TLL_Latcal_v3, whole genome shotgun sequence genome encodes:
- the rab27a gene encoding ras-related protein Rab-27A produces MSDGEYDYLIKFLALGDSGVGKTSFLYQYTDGKFNSKFITTVGIDFREKRVVYKSTGPDGSSGKGQKIHMQLWDTAGQERFRSLTTAFFRDAMGFLLLFDLTNEQSFLNVRNWMSQLQIHAYCENPDIVLCGNKCDLSDQRAVSEDEARELAEKYGIPYFETSAANGQNVNQAVDVLLDLIMKRMERCVDKSWIPDGTVRANGPTNPDISESSDKSKCAC; encoded by the exons ATGTCTGATGGGGAGTATGATTACCTCATCAAATTCCTAGCCCTCGGTGACTCTGGCGTGGGAAAAACAAGTTTCCTCTACCAATACACGGATGGAAAGTTCAACTCCAAGTTCATCACTACAGTGGGGATAGACTTCAGAGAAAAGCGAGTG GTCTACAAATCAACAGGTCCAGATGGATCTTCAGGAAAAGGACAGAAGATCCACATGCAGCTGTGGGACACTGCAGGACAGGAGAG GTTTCGGAGTTTGACGACTGCGTTCTTCAGAGATGCAATgggtttcctcctcctctttgacCTCACGAATGAGCAAAGTTTCCTCAACGTCAGAAACTGGATGA gtcagTTACAGATTCACGCATACTGCGAAAACCCAGACATCGTCCTGTGTGGCAACAAATGCGACCTGTCAGATCAGAGAGCAGTCAGCGAAGACGAGGCCCGCGAGCTGGCAGAGAAGTACGG AATCCCATACTTTGAGACAAGTGCTGCGAACGGGCAGAACGTGAACCAGGCTGTGGATGTCCTGCTGGATCTTATTATGAAGAGGATGGAACGATGTGTTGACAAGTCCTGGATCCCCGACGGGACCGTCCGAGCTAATGGACCAACCAACCCAGACATCTCAGAGAGCTCGGACAAGAGCAAATGTGCATGTTAA